In Plasmodium vinckei vinckei genome assembly, chromosome: PVVCY_06, the genomic window TGAAAAGATATTGGccttaaaaaatgaattagaAGAAAAGGTAAAAAAgtttcaaaattttattttaaaatcaGAATTCCATGTAAATTCAAACAATTATAGAAGATTAAGATCAATCGATGATGATAATAACTacgaaaaattattaaaatattctatGACAATTTCAactaatattaaaaatgagtATAATTGGTTGAGGTCATTTGATACACATGAGTATGATTTCAAATCCGATGgaatagaaaaatatgaaaatcaaaatgcaaaagaaaaatttaatatatctaaAGCTATGGACtatctaaaaaataaatctcCATATAAAATGAACTCTTCGGAAATTAGTAATATTGATGCAATATCAAATGAATCACAAAAAGATGATTCGATatctttaaattattatgatgaGTTAGATGAATTAGAAAAGTTAGAACTAAAAGAAGTACcaaggaaaaaaaagaaagataAAAGCGGTGGCAATAATGTATCATCagttcataaaatatatgacgAGCTAAGTAAGTTAAGCACAatggaatataataattatatagaaGAAGAAAGGGAAGAAACAGAGAGGcgaaaaaaggaaaaaacaCACTCAAAAGGTGCACAAGGTagtaaaaagaaaaaaggaaaacaCATCCAAAATAATGCTTTAAGTTTCTATAACAAAGACAATATAGATAGTTCCAAAATGAAAAGCAGAAAGCAGTCTAcgaataatttaaaaaaaaagaagacaTATATTGTTAGCaatgttaaaaataaaagggatttatatgaaaaatcaATGGTATCaaccaaaaataaaatagaagaTATTGGAACTAGAGAATATAGTCCTTTAATAGCTCCAAaggatgaaaataatgatctAGATAATGCCAAAGATTATGATAGTGATATAAATAGGGAACATACTGATAATGATGATGACGAAGGTAATAAAACTGCTGGTATtaatgaagaagaagatgTAAAACATGCCGACTCAAGAAGTAATAAAAGTTCATTTAACCTAAATGTATCAAAACATAGTTCATCTCTTCATTTATGCCCACCTAAAGGACGCATTAACAATGAAAAACGAACTTCTATAAtatcaaatttaaaaagaaaaattggtgaagatttaaaaaagaaaaaaaaaattatggatCGAAATGTTGAACTTAATAATCAAATCAAGTTCATTATGAAACTTATGCAAAAAGTTGGATTGTCTACAATTCTAACTGGTGTTGTTCCTCCAGGGAGAAATATAGAAAACGTTTTAAAATTGcaagaaaatttaaaagatgatttaaaaatacatgaCAATAAAAAGTCATTggaaatattaaatgaaaaagttaTTAATAATGGTACCTATGGGAATGTAATGTATAATACCCCATCTTCTCAAAAAAAgattaatgataaaaaaaatgtagaagATGATGATGAAGACGAGGAGTCATTGCTAAATggttattttgattttaacaataatgatgaaataaaatacaatgAAAACATATCTcatgtatttataaacgaaatgtttttttcatttttacttCGAATACAACAAAAACAAGAAAAAggaaacaataataatgggGAAGATAATGAAAAGGGTGAATCCTTAAACAATATGGAGGaactattaaaaaaagaagaaaagcCTTATGATGTATCTAAAAAAGCATTAGAAGATATATTAGGAAGCAcaatatcaaataaaatagctGAAAAAGAAGATGACACATTggaattttcaaaaattataaaagatgaaaaaaataaaaatacaatcgACTCGATTTTAAGCATGCTTACACCATGggaacaaaaaatattagcattattatatgaacagaaaaaaatgagagAACAGgttcaaaaaattaaagagaAATTTTCCCAacgaattaaaaatattaatgtatttattaaaaaaatattaattgaTAAGATTGAAGTTGAAAAACATTTCAATCGAATAGTAAAGGTAACAGAAAAATACAAAGAAGATATGCTTAAAACGTCTGATGTAGattcaaattttaaatttgctggattgatgaaaaaattagagGAGCTGTCTATATCTCTCTCCGAAAAAACCAGAGATTTCAATGTATTAGCAGAATTTCATTTAAACTtaagaaaagaaaatgaaaaaaaggatGCCTTAATTAAAGAATTacaagaagaaaatatattattttatcttgttcctaaatataatgaattgCTAAATGAGTTAAACGGGAACGAGGAAAATCCAATCGCAGTAAAAGAATTGAAAAAAGAGTTTCTATTAATGTATGGACGATTGATgattactaaaaaaaagctacaagaaaaagaaattatagAAAGTGATATaagaaatttaaataagcatatatatacagaACTAATTGAATCTATAtctattataaaaaatttagagtcacaaaataaatttttagaatacaaattaaatttagaaaataaaaaaaaagttgaaaAGGTCAAAAAgttattaaatgaaaaagaaaaactaAATAAAGTAATTAGTGAAATGGAAAGAATGCTAGAAGAAGCAAATATAGATACTAGTACTatcaaaaatgaaattcTCTCAAATTTTAACAATACATATACATCCATAAATAACATAGACAGTGAAGAAGATAAGCCTTCAAAAGAATTagatacaaataaaaaagaaaataaaggcaaaaaaagtaaaaaaaaaaaaaagaaaaaattgggaatacaaaatgaatctaaagaaaatgatagcTATCAGAATATATTAGAATACACACCAAAAAGACAAGCctcaaaaaattatgttcaTCGTGGTTATTCTGgagaaaaaattacaaagaATGCTACAAAACGAATAAACACTGGTTTAGACACAAAAAAAGggattgtaaaaaaaaaaaaatatgaagaaaaaataaatctaaaaaaaaatatagatatagaCAACAATAATAGTATTGATAATATACAGCCTCTAAAAGAATTGAAACCAAGTAATAGTATTGGAAAGAAGagtaaaagaaaaatagtaaaggaaaagaaaaaaaccaaaaaaaaacgtcAAAAAGGGGAGAAAACAAATGCTTACTTTGACGGTGTCAGTATGTCGAATGAACTTAAATCCAGTAATAGTAtcgttataaaaaaaaataaaaaaaaacaaaataaaacaggAAAAGAGAGCATgctaaaatatgtaaataatgCCGATCAAACTATTCCTAAGAATGCCTTAAATGAAGCAAACGCATTTAATACTTTCAAAAGTAGTAATTCTATAACGAATATTGAAACTAATAAAATGCGTGATATACTAAACAAGGAactagaaaaaaaaagaatcaaaacaaagtaaaataatttaaatatccattgtctttttttgtttattattctaatgatatattttcttgtCACTACCactgttatttttattttttatattaacattttattgtggctacattttttttgtaatgattacttcaaaattattttattgcttttttttgtttaataataaagcggaatttttgtctttaaaatatttaactatttaaaatatgtagctatatacatatgtgtGCATATAGTATCATTATGAATtcgaatattttaaaaaggcagtacttttattttctcttttttttggcttttttttttaaaacaacatattaaaaatgttaggAATAAAGCTATAAATAtggaatattataaaaaataataaataataatgtattaGCTGGTGTATagttattaaaataaaatcgaactagctatattttatggctgtataaataaaacgcTAGCTGGCTAGCTAAATACACGACaactatataatacatagccagggaaaataattatatatatttacgaaatatatatattttttaatgtatttttaattgtttttgtgtctttttttatatattttttaccttttcattttttcatataattttttttgtaaatttatttctatagaatttgtatttttttttttcaattgtctttttttttatgttaagaatatgtttttttttagtagtGAAAAACCCAAAGTTATAATCGAACCGCCAACATCTTCAATagtacaaaataatattcctGAATTTTTGTCACCTTCATTAGAGAACAAAATGTATAGTAGCAGTTATTCATATAGCAATCCCCTTACCGGTGCATATAGCACAACTCAccaaaatgaatataaatataatgttacaaaatatacaacAAGCCCACATAATAATCGAAAtgttgaatatataaaaacaattgaCAATCCCACTGAGTTATATTATGAAACAATTCCATTAAAAACCAATacaaacaatatatttgaaataaaCCCCTCTAAAGAagaatcaaataaaattacataTAATCCTAGGATAGAGGTATATTCAACATCCGATTTTGTAATTATCATGATGAATCTTCCAGGTGTttcaaaagaaaatttaaatgttGAATTAGAAAAGGGattgttaaaaatatgtggaaacaaatataaaccAAAAATCGaagaattagaaaaaaCTAATGATTATCATACTAAAATCATTGAAAGAGTAAGCGAATactatttttgtaaaatttttcaaatgcCACCTGCCTTTTCAGAAGGGCAAAGTATATCATGCACACTAAAGGATGGGGAACTTGTCCTTAAAATTTTAGCAAGTGAATTAAAAACTCAGAAAAAGGTTATCCAAGTAACCTCATAAAATGTTGCTTCATGAAGAGTGGCTAGGAtccacatttttttcacaccATAGTATgtatcattttattatcacttttttatatgctcGAATTTGCAATAATTTTTCGCCCCATTTTGATATACCTTGTGTATTTTCTCATTTTATGGATGTTACTAATTATAGAAACCcaaaatgatttaaaagtatatacataccttaaatgtaaaaatataccaaaaaactatttatttatgtttaaaaatgttcGTATTTTAAAGCattgaaaaacaaaataaaaggaaatatgaaataaaaaaaacaaaaaaagaaactagataaatttaataagataaaaatatatataattctaCGGATTATAAAAGCATGTGTCTATTGTATGTTATGAACAGATATATGGCTATAACaccatatttataaaaatgggaaTTTGTGAATTATAGACattgatatattatttgttagtgtatttttatttgaaggtaacacatttttttctttgaatatttttaatttcactaaattcattaatattttgttttaaaatattaaatttgtttttaattagtttttgtttttcataacattttttaatatcttCAACTAAATctgaatttttttgaagTAGAGATTTTCCAACATTTTGTAAATGACTATGagattttaaaaagtttataattttatatgataaaatttc contains:
- a CDS encoding kinesin-7, putative, yielding MHLNKNEDKNTTNMDELHVESSSKEEAIRVCTRIRPLFEKEVNSGHLKAWKMNDTDMELVVEPLSLSEMLNARIPKKGNKLEVKKTVEKTEGQKSVLQRHYAFDRCFDDHVGNEEVYRHLARDIILDTFKGINGCILAYGQTGSGKTHSIMGVPADPGMLPRSLAEFFNGIENPSSLNEENASSNTDDESNNNTKEFLMSVTYLEVYMERVNDLLQEGYRGGAVENLDVKEDPKRGFVVIGIQEETVTSIDEVMLLVAKAEQRRHISQTNFNETSSRSHTIFTVILESNQVLSNGTSINKRGELKIVDLAGNERAGRAAEGIENAKTLIEEGKSINKSLFVLSEVISKLSKRAQAIAMGDEKKIKKIQEDLVFIPWRDSKLTRILSKSLGGNCRASVIVAVHPSHFYLDTSFSTLRFALKCKTIKKKIEVNYLSAEQSVIMQQKELIAKLQNQLKHLSTSKNTDINAHVGDKDYISNKDPENDEKILALKNELEEKVKKFQNFILKSEFHVNSNNYRRLRSIDDDNNYEKLLKYSMTISTNIKNEYNWLRSFDTHEYDFKSDGIEKYENQNAKEKFNISKAMDYLKNKSPYKMNSSEISNIDAISNESQKDDSISLNYYDELDELEKLELKEVPRKKKKDKSGGNNVSSVHKIYDELSKLSTMEYNNYIEEEREETERRKKEKTHSKGAQGSKKKKGKHIQNNALSFYNKDNIDSSKMKSRKQSTNNLKKKKTYIVSNVKNKRDLYEKSMVSTKNKIEDIGTREYSPLIAPKDENNDLDNAKDYDSDINREHTDNDDDEGNKTAGINEEEDVKHADSRSNKSSFNLNVSKHSSSLHLCPPKGRINNEKRTSIISNLKRKIGEDLKKKKKIMDRNVELNNQIKFIMKLMQKVGLSTILTGVVPPGRNIENVLKLQENLKDDLKIHDNKKSLEILNEKVINNGTYGNVMYNTPSSQKKINDKKNVEDDDEDEESLLNGYFDFNNNDEIKYNENISHVFINEMFFSFLLRIQQKQEKGNNNNGEDNEKGESLNNMEELLKKEEKPYDVSKKALEDILGSTISNKIAEKEDDTLEFSKIIKDEKNKNTIDSILSMLTPWEQKILALLYEQKKMREQVQKIKEKFSQRIKNINVFIKKILIDKIEVEKHFNRIVKVTEKYKEDMLKTSDVDSNFKFAGLMKKLEELSISLSEKTRDFNVLAEFHLNLRKENEKKDALIKELQEENILFYLVPKYNELLNELNGNEENPIAVKELKKEFLLMYGRLMITKKKLQEKEIIESDIRNLNKHIYTELIESISIIKNLESQNKFLEYKLNLENKKKVEKVKKLLNEKEKLNKVISEMERMLEEANIDTSTIKNEILSNFNNTYTSINNIDSEEDKPSKELDTNKKENKGKKSKKKKKKKLGIQNESKENDSYQNILEYTPKRQASKNYVHRGYSGEKITKNATKRINTGLDTKKGIVKKKKYEEKINLKKNIDIDNNNSIDNIQPLKELKPSNSIGKKSKRKIVKEKKKTKKKRQKGEKTNAYFDGVSMSNELKSSNSIVIKKNKKKQNKTGKESMLKYVNNADQTIPKNALNEANAFNTFKSSNSITNIETNKMRDILNKELEKKRIKTK
- a CDS encoding heat shock protein 20, putative; translated protein: MFFFSSEKPKVIIEPPTSSIVQNNIPEFLSPSLENKMYSSSYSYSNPLTGAYSTTHQNEYKYNVTKYTTSPHNNRNVEYIKTIDNPTELYYETIPLKTNTNNIFEINPSKEESNKITYNPRIEVYSTSDFVIIMMNLPGVSKENLNVELEKGLLKICGNKYKPKIEELEKTNDYHTKIIERVSEYYFCKIFQMPPAFSEGQSISCTLKDGELVLKILASELKTQKKVIQVTS